A stretch of DNA from Solea solea chromosome 20, fSolSol10.1, whole genome shotgun sequence:
acaacaaacaagcatTAAATCTTGTcaagactttattttgaaaagcataAGTATACACTTCTAGTCCCATTTCAGGTTGTAACACCAGGCAGACATTCATCTGCTCGACCTTTTCTGGCTCATATGACAGATTGTACActtaatttatattattatattattttgataaataaagtgaaagagGGATGTAGTTTGACTGAATACATCGAAACAGCTACAGGGTCTGACCACATGGTGGTAGTCAGGTAACGCATCAATGGGAAAAGCAGAACCCATGTAACTACAGGCATTTACAACTATATCCATTTACAGTAAATGGCACCTACAAATCTGAACAATCATAACGTGATTATTCTTCAGAATTAAATGTCGTGAGGTAAATAAGACAACAGTCCTTCCTGACAAACTGTGCTTTGAAAATGATTGAAATTAACAGACAAAtcttgaaataaatacaaaacaatttcTTTAAAATCTGCGGTTATTAAATTCTAAAAAGGTAAGCTCTATAATCTTCCCCCTAATGAAGTATCAGAAAATGAATCAGAACCGACCTGGGGAaataacatacaaataaaaaacatttaaaaatgcatttggcTTCAAAGCAAAAATATTTCTGATCCACTCAAAACATTGCAATACTacatatgtgtgagtgtgtgtgtgtgtgcaacagaaCAGTGTATTACAGAGAAGTTAGAGGTTAAATGTGCTTTAGTGCTGAGTGTTCTTTCAGTCCAACTGTCATTTAAACAACTTTGCACACCAGATGCGTCACTCGGACCGGAGGGTGAGGTTAGTTCTGATTGGTAGTGTTGTGTCAATCCACTGGTTTGGGTTCTCAATCATGGAGTTCCACACCGCCACCTCCTGCTCTGTGGAGTCCATCCAGCAGACGGCCTCTCCGTAACTCTGACCTAAAGAGAATGATGCCTTTCTTAGCGAGGCAGTGCAAACAATCCCAACAACTAACAGCTGATTTTGTGTACATGCACATGCGTTTCCTTATATTGAAGCACAAAATGCTTGATTTGTGAGAGGCAGTCGGAGATTTCTAtgctcttttgtgtgtttgcttgctTTTAGAATAATGAAACTACACAAAACGGCAAAAACCCGGGCTGGACTTAACGTTTCTTTTGCCAGTGTAAGATTCACTATATGGAAAAAAGTATTCTGACACCTGgtcattacaccaacagggactgtaatgacgaatttaaatacatatacagtactttaatataGAGTCAGATCCCCTTTTGTAGCGACAATAGCTTCcacattttgaagtgtttctatgtgaattcattgtgtagagcatttatgaggtcaggtactgatgttggacgagaagacctggctcacagtttctgttccagttcatcccaaagatCTTTACAGAAGGTATATTATGGCAAAAGGTATATTAGGTTTATTTGACTTgtaagttgtgttttagtgtattATCAAGTGTAGTTTTGGCAAGTTTTATGATACTTTATTGTACTGATTATGCTTTACATTTATCATTTGACAATTATTGAGTGTATAGTTTTGCTTGCAGTTGTTATGTATATGCATTTACggtttaatgtgttttgtaaTCATGTAGTTCTGAGTTTTACTGGAGTTtgatcatgtttattttattttgctgttcaTGCCCAACTAGGGACAAGAGTTGCAAACTAGTAATAGCTATAAACTCTATGTACAGCACATCAGTTGCATTATTTGTATTGGAACTATGTTAACTGTATTGTCCCTATTTAAAtacaattctattctattctattctatacacAATCATGTTACAATAGGAAAAGTGcattcctcaaactgttgccacaagttgtccaaaatgtcttggttgACGCTGAAGTGTTAAGATTGCCCTTCATTGGAGATATGGAGctcaaagcctgattgaaacacctgaatttaatatttaacagatgtggccaaatacttttgtccatagtTAACACACCCCTGATACAATAGCGGCCTTTTAATTGGTTTAGTTTGACTCTGATTTGCCATTTTGCCAACTAATACACTGCAACATTGTTCCAGCCGGTGTGAGAAATGTAGTCTATCATCTTCCTAGACACTCTGTCATCGGTTTGGCTTTGAGAGGATGCCCAATCCTTATCAACTCAAAGTCTCATTGCATCACATACATAAATTCAGTCCAGATACGACCTTTACGTCATGCTGCAGTCACGGTGGAGGATTGTAATCCCCAACAACAACCTAATGCAGGATATTCAGCACTGCACCATGCACTCTTGTAACCTAGACCACGACCTCGCTCTGATAACATGTCCATCCAAAATGCCTGAAATGCCACCAGAACAAAACGCAGTGCAATGCAAAGTACTGCACTCAGCAACACACCACTGAAGCTTAAAAGGCTttcagacaaagagagacaggaTCCCGTCCTCACAGTTACATACAGTGTTAACTTTCACAAAACGGAGAGTATCAGACTTATAATTAACCTGCccattttcactgctgcagaatTATGATGCcagcaaaacacaaaagcaaatgtaaaatgtgtttcttaCCTCACTATAGGTGTTTTAATTTAGGTGATTTAAAACAGGTTCCTCTATTGTCAAAAGTGACTTCCAGCTGTGCTATTATGATATTCTAAGTGGTTGAAGGCTCTAAAGTGCTAAACTCCACAGGATGTGATGTATTTCATTGTTGGAGGGGGAAGCAAAAATCTGCCATTTAcgagaaacagaaaaagaaactgCCACATATATTGGAAAGCAATCCACGCTTACCACCAgaaatgtcaccaaaaaaaaagacaatgtcaGAGTGTCTTTTCTTCCTCAATCACACAATGGAATTGAAATATTAGAGCcacagtgtttttgttaatGTATTAAAACTCTCACCAGCGCCACAGCTCAGACGAATCCCCCCCATGACCTGCCTCTTCAACCCGTCACGTTGCCAGACCATCAGCTCAGCGCAGGCCTCTCTCAGGTCGCTGGTGTGGAAGCCGTCGTACACCATGGTGTGGTTGAAATTTGGGCTGATGGAGTTCTTTATCACCCGCGTCTTCTGACCACTTTGTCGACTAGCATCTGGAAGGATGTAACTTGTAGGTTGACAGACACGAAATAAATGACGTGTGAGTGTCAGTTCAGTCTCAAACTGGGACAAGAGACGGTTGCCTAAAGCAGATAACTAGTAATGATGGTGCAGAGCGGACACACCTTCTAACGTATGAGTCTATAGCACCTCCTTTATTGGACAGGAGACCATGAGCCTCCCGAAGCCAGATGTAAAGTTCTCCGGTCAGTGGAAGACCACAAccttaacacacacaaagaacacgTATGAGGTGATTTTCATATTAGGGTAAGACATGACGTCACGTGTCCTGCTCACCCTCCGCTCCATTGGGTACGAACTTAATTGAGAGCGTGACGGTCCCGCGACTGCTAATGGAGTCTGGATTCAAATGAACCTGTGATggtggggagaggaggagagtggagaGGGGGAGAACAAGACGAGAGGCAGCAGAAGTGCGGAAGGAGGGAAAAGATTAGAGTTTGAGTTATATAATCCTTAGTTGATATTCACTGCATGTCTTAGTCTCCCTGCAGCTCTCCCAGACAGTGAAGGCACTCCTCGCTCGCTGCATCCTTTGTGTTTCACCAAGCTGCCAAACGTGCTGTTATACAAACAACAGTAGTTGCAGACATCATTTTCTGAATATTAATCTGGGGCAATTAAATGACACACGCTAATTTATGTGAGTCTTTTTCCAAGTCTGATACCAATACTGctgattttatatttaaaataaaccacCAAACCGTGAATAACACATCTGAGTTCATATGTAAGTATGAAGCCCCAACTCTATAACAAAGTCTGTACTCAGAGATTCATTTATATGATATTTTGGCTTTTTGTATTTAgatttttcccctttttccGATCTTTGACCAGTCATTCACATCTCCTCTTTCTTACCCGTGGCTGCAGGTCCTGCCACAGTGGCTGAGTGCAGGTCCAGTCCCAGTGGCACAGAGGCACCTCCACCTCACCCAGAAACACATTCCTGCCGAGGGGTTCGGCGTGCCACACCGACAGGTTCAGTGTCCGACTCCGCAGCTCGCCCATCTTCATTTTATACTAAAAGCATATAATTGGGCAGTTAATGCATTGCTTAACGGAGAAATGTCACAATAAGGACAATTCCCTTAACTCTAACTGCAGTGTAAAACTCAGGGACacagggaggggggaggggggaggagaagGACAAGTAGCTGATGGGGACAACCACTTTATATAGTATGTAAAAAGAATGTCTCACTCGGAGTGTTTGATCATAGACCGGGTTAAACGTCTTCTTCCTCACTGAAGTTTTCTTCTTACTGTGACTCGATTTGTCCGGCAAGAGATAGGTTTTAACGTATctgtgaagcacacacacacacacacacacactggcataaAATGACTGGGTTTTGTCTGTAGGTATCGCTGCTGCAATATGCAGATTGACACCATCACTCACGGATCAGAGCGGTTCTTGCGCGCCGCAGCGACGTCCTCGCAGCGGTGCACTTTGATATGAAGCTCCTCCTTCTGGTTTTCGTAGACCAATGAGAACTGGATACGGCCCCTCACCTCCACCATTCCAAAATCTCCCGAGCTGAACAGACTCATCATGCTTCCACCGAACTACAACACACGCAGGACAAAGATCAGCACCGACGTCATTGTCCTCAGCTGAGTCATCTTCTTGCATCACTGGAGGGGCCAGttaatcaaatgtgtgtgtgtgtgtgtgtgtgcacatacagtGTATCCTGAATAGAGGCTGCTGTTGGAGCTGCTGGTTTTCACAGACGCTGGGTCCGGCTCCGTCAGGCTGCTGCTCAGAGAGTCGGTGTCCCCGTTGCAGTAGTCAAAGTCATCCTTAACACAGGAGAAAGCGTCACTACTTGTCATCCATCCAATGGTAACAACATATCATGACtcgggatgggacgatacccaTATcccaaacttgagtatctaccgataccgatattattgcgatacatttcatttcaaagacataattctccaccTGTgtaacaaaaagaggaaaataaacagcccaaacatgactcagctaaaaggctattgctgatttttatttccatttttagtgaagcatgtgatgaataggatttttggattgtacaGTACTGGATTTTCCATTTTCTGTCCGATGTCCGATATCCAATCTTGATtagtatcagaccgatactgaCTGATATATGCTGACTCTATGTCAGTGACAGGCCTCAACAGAGAGTGGAATAACTGGCTTGTTGAAAGCAGTGTTTGTCTATTCATTAGTGATGAGTGTTATAATCACCTCAGCCTCCTCTGAGTAGCCAGTACTTCTCCTTTCGCAGTCTTTGAACAGAATGTTTATAACGTTAGTACAGAGGACTAAAAGGACACagcgagacagagacagtgagacaaaaaatgttgatACCTTTGGATGATGTGGAACCATTTGTATAATCAAGACCCTACAAGTGAGGACGATTTGTTAATGTATAGAGGATCATTCGGAAAACAGTTTAATGTAtagaaagaagaaacaaacagaccTGTATTAGGTTACTTTTTGTTCTAGGTTTGGTATTTTCTTGATTCCTGGCAACACAAATAAGAGGAAATacaggaaatgcaaaaaatcCTGCAATAAGTACTATGATTTTCTTCTGCCCTCACTTACCCTTCATGCTTGTCCTCCTTGTCCTTCAGTTTACTCTCTGCCTTAGATGAGTTGTCACTGTGTGGTGTCGCAATCTCTCCATTAAACAGCTCACTCAGGGATCCATCTGTTCCTATGGCAACAACCAGACACCCCGTCATTGGGACATCCCTATAACAACAGGGGGAAACAGCCCCACAGGCAAGTAGCGGCAGCAGGGCATTATCTGCAAACTGACCTCTGCTCTTTGTCCTCCTGTGGCGCATGGAGGCGTGGACTAGGTCACAACCCGACTTGGGGCTGCAGTGGCGCTTGCTGCGCTCCTCGCTGAACCATTTCCCCGACAGGCTGCGCAGACGTACGgggtctgtctctgtctgctggAGAATGCTACGGCGACAAACAGCAAACAGTcacaacttcctgtctgcaaAGGTCACGCTGGTGTCATCTGACGTCTAAAATCTAAGAAAGTCACTAATGGAGATAAGTCAACATGTAAAAGACATCAAAACTTTACCTTATACATTAGCATACTGTTTTTTGACATGTTCATGAGACACtaaaactgaaatgattcaTTAATTATCCAATGAACGCTCATGTCTGAAGAAGGGCTTGGGCCTAAAACATCACCTGGTCAGTAATAActatataatagtaataacatttttttccccctccttttcTCACTCTTTTCTTGAGTATGTTCATTACTGGACACTGTTATcaaaatcaaagaaaatgacCCTTGCAAAGATAAACAATCACCTCTGACCTTACACGTCCTTCATCACATCGACGCAACTCCGAGTCACGGTCTAAGACCTGGAGGATAACGGACTTCTCCTGTTCTGTCAGGTGGCTCAGGTCAAGAAAAGAGTCGGCCTTGTGCCCCTCCATCCCTGACAGAgaagaacacatgaacacaatccTTAAACAAATACATCGAGACTGCGTATAATTGGAACTGTATAGAATGACACGTTAGTCGGGTCATGATTTCATtccaatacattttaaaagcatCAAAACCTGAGTTGAATCTGGTGTAATACTGATATTGTTGCCACAGGGACACAAAGAAGGTATATTTTTCAGCTTTATCACAATGTAGGGTGTTATTTTTGATTTGTGAGCCAAACGTTGGGAACCACTGTGTACTTTCAGGACACAGTTCAGTTCGAAATCAATTGTCATCAGTGGTGGAGGACACACGCTGTTCCAGGAGGACGTCCCCCTACTGCACCAAGTGCTCTCTAATGAGGTTTGACGTCTAACGAAACAAAAAGGCTACAAAAGGGCTCGGAAATAAGGTTTTTGTTTGACCACTGAAGCTGCCAATATGATACCGTACAAGACTATACTGGTAaatgttttgccattcactcacactttgtaTGTATGTTCCATTTCCATCCCTTAACATGATCATATCACatgtgtgtattatttaaaatgttgtattttcatttggtAATCTGAAATagttcattcattattttctaaataaacaatttatagcaaaaaaattacttttttacatttttttgagaAGCTCTTTAAcataattcaaaatgatatgatACAACACGCTTTATTGTCCACACTGAGAATGAGGTGCTGTATTACAAAAATGGAGTGAAATCCTTCCATACAATGACATGTATTGTTGTTTGTATTCATGAGACCTACAGACCGCCCGCAGGGTAGTTACCTTTGAGTAATTAGCGCATGCGCAAAGCAATTATCCTGTTGCAGCAGTTGGGAGTCTGGCAAACAGGATCTCATACAAATAGTGCACCACCTCAACTCCGAAAAAGAATCATATTGTATTGTGTCGAGTACATGACGCACAGTAAATCCTGTCATTGTccattatcataattattaattttttttacaagcaaTACTAAATGATCCTGtccttttattatttacacacaaaacgTCTCGTCATTATTGACACAAAGGCTCTGCATAAGGAAACGAACTAGGCCTGTGTTGCAATTCCCTCATGATGAGCAGCGCGAGAGAGTGAACACCTGTCAACTGCAACTTTTTAGCAACCTTCTCGCTAAAGATCAAACTTTAAGTCAACTTTTAAACAACGAAACACGGAGCAACATAAACTCTGTTTATTACCTTATTTGACAGAATCCGTCAGCTCCATGTGAGGGAAGGAAAgtttggtggaaaaaaaaaagttgagctGAATGCAGAggacctgtgtttgtgtgtgtgtgtgtgtatgtgtatgtgtggctGAGTAAACGAAGTGAACACGCCCTCTAGAgacagctgagagagagagagagagagagcgagagagagagaggtttgcaGTTACCAACAAAACCGgatccctaatcttaaccataaccagttaatgtataaccttaacctaaccacagttcacTCACGTTGAATCTGAATATTATATCAACTAAATATTACGTTTCTGATCAATTCTAACATTCCAGATCCATTCAGAGCCTCAAacatgaggttctgtctcattaggatcagactttgtccccataaggactAACAAACATGGTCAGTGTTAATGCAAGAAAAGGTTAACAAAAAATGAGcatgcacacacgtacacatacatacacatgtacacatacacacacgtacacatacacacacgaacacatacacacacatgtacacatacacacacgtacacgtacacacacgaacacatacacacacggatGTTTTACCACCAACTGCAGGGTGGAGATGAGTTGTAACTTTCCTTGTTATGGCCGTCCACACCTGctaaacacacatttgtccCCACAGTGAgggcactgctgctgctgctgcacctgtcaccctgcacacacacacacacacacacatgtatatagaCACTTCTCTGCTTGTTTTAAAGTggtagatatgtgtgtgtgtgtgagttgggggggatgggggggatTTCCTTTCCCTCACTGGAAAATGCAAATCTGTTGGTGTGTGCAGGGGGAAGCTAAAAAAGACTGGACTGTATTCAGTCCTGTCTTTTGTCAAGAGCCTTGGACGGCGGCCACAGTCGGCCTAGTTGTGTGGGCTTATTCAAGCCTGCAGGTTCTGGCTCAGGCAGTGACTGCTCCATCCAAGCAGCCATCCTGCTGCTCCCTCAAAGGCCTCCACCATCACTCTGTTCATGCTCCACGCTGGGAACCACAAGAGTCCtgatgtctgtggagacacccAGACGAATCAGTTCACGCGCCCCGCTGTGAGATAAACACGTACTGTACAATCTCCTGCGGCGATTAGCTGACGTCACGTCCCCGTTGGCAAGCAAGGACCGACACGACACAAAAGCTGAGTGAAAccggtatttttttttattcatctacTGTACTGTTTATAGACTATTTCATTCTCATGGCATCACAAAAAAAGCATCTCATCATCAACCCACGCGACAGTGTTAATGGGATTAAACGGGGTCCATTACATCAAATTGGAACGTTCAAAAGGGTTAAAGCTGAAATCAAAACTGAAATCTCCACCAAAATCAACCAATAAAAAAAGGATCCAAGCTCCTCACAAttcaaaaaaactcaaaacacacacagtacaaagCAGTGGAGTGCAACATCTGCTACTTCTAATAAGTGTATAGATTATAAAGTAACTAAACGAACATTATATCTTCACAGACTGTATCTCTAAGgtctcaaaacaaacactttcactcAGTAcaagttaaagggacagttcaccTCAGCCTTTGCCTCCAAACATGTAGGAGAACCTACAGTAGCCCTCAGTCAGTGCtaaaactcacaaaaaacatggtggtccaacatAGAGAGAACATGCTCCTGATGTAAATAAGAGGGTTCATTCTGTGGTGATGTAAACAATTCATATATCGAGATGACAGCACAACAAAATCGTAttcaatttctgacatttttaaaaccgCTTCAcgtaaatcttacacactggacctttaagatacACATTATTTCACTTAAATTTCAGTAAAAACACTGTTGACATACACAGGGTACTGACAAATGTGAGTTCTAcagtttcattttgtttacttttagtGTTCTTCAGTCCAGTTTGACCTCCTGTCTCTGCCATAACTGCCCTGTTTACACAGCTCACTCGATGGCTCGACAgccagcggctcgttgtttgTCTAACTGACTCTTAGCTaaatttgtttgttgttcagATGTGTGTTACAGTGATACAATCAGAgtcgctctttttttttattgttgctctCATTATTTCCACTCCCCACAGTGTctataaatgaaatataaatgtggTGCTATACATACACTCGCACAAACAAGAGCCTCTTAAAAAGCACAGCTAACCTGCAGGTGTACACGTGTGGACtaaagcaaagaaaactgaCAGAGGctcatgaaagaaaaaaaaaaaagaagaaagaaagtcgATGAGTCACTGCTCTGACGTCCTGTGTCCTCATCTGCTTGTCCTTCACATGTCTTGACTTCACTGTGGCTGCTCTCTGtgcaggagacagacagacagacagacagacaaagcgTTATTGtgaacaggcagacagacaggcagtgaAAACAGTCTGGAGAGATTGAAGGTGAATGGTCCATTGGCCGCTGTTGATCACTCCCGCCACTAGAGGCTGCTATTGCACCTTCACATTCACTTGTCCCGACATTGGCAGGCACATTTTATACATACACATCCTAAATTCCCTGCTCTCTGACACCTACATGCACATACTCACATGGGGTCATAGTTGCTCTGCTCTTTGGATTTGAGGAAGCGCATGGCGAAGAAGCCGCCGGCCTGCACACACAGCACCAGTATGATGCCGCCAATGAAACTGGACATGTCAAACTTGGCCTGGGAGAAGTTTGTGGAGGACTTGCTCTTGTCACCTAAAGGCAGAGGACACAGTGGCTGATATTTCATTAAAGTGAGACCAGGTGGGGAGGTAGAGGAGAGCGTaatctatttattttctgaGAAAGTATTGATGGTGGAACATGAGTGCATGGTGTTGGCGGGGGGGGGAATTTCACTCAGACTTTGCGGGAATAATAAATCTATGACGCAAAAGGAAAGGGGAGGGGTGTGACGAGATGCTGGCTATAATTTACCTGAGTCaccttcccctcctccctcgGCTACAGTCTCTACCACTGAGGAAATGGAGCATGAAAAAGAGACGAGGATCACTGGGGTGTGCAGAGAATTGTGTCACTTTTCAGACCGAACTTTGTACCTGAGCACAATTCAGAAACTCTGGTCCAGCTGCAGTTCACAGACGTGTCGGCCGAGTCGCCCTCATCAACCACACACCGGCCTGTGTCATTATCTGAGGGGAGAAACAAGGgcattttagtgtgtgtgtgtgtgtgtgcgcatgtgtaagtgtcatgtgtgtgttccGAGCATGCTAAATAATTCAGCCATCTTGTGCAAACCAGGGAAGCTTATGTTACAGTAACTCAGATGATTGAATTACTGTCAGAggtcagttgtgtgtgtgtgtgtgtgtatgtgtggctttgtgaggaccaaaaaaactatacagagtgaggacctggttttagggctatagggttagggtaaatgttagggttagtcattcagttgtgatggttaaggttaaagggGCTAGAGAATACATTATgactatgatgtgtcctcattaTGAATgaagtgcaaatgtgtgtgtgtgtgtgtgtgtgtgtcaccatcTGGGCAAAGCTTCCATACGCAGCCTGTCAGGTTGAGGACGGAGTCTCCGACACataggtcacatgactcagcttGAGAGCAATCTGCAGGAGGGTAAAACTGGCAGTCAATTGAAAGTGTCAGTCACTGCCAATTAAATGTTCAATGCCCAATTATCTTCCCACAGAAACACTttaaaggtcacatgactgtcGAGCATCATACTTGTCATACCGTGTCTGATTTAGCAAACGTAAGTGGGCAAATGACAGGATTCATGTCAAAGACAAGGATTTTTATTCACCCCGCATACTTTCACCTGTTTTTGGTTTGTACGGAATACAGGGGAACAAAATCATCGTCACAGCAAATCAGAGGAGATAAATTATAGTGGAAAGACTCAAACCAGGCTCTAGTGGAGTCAAGGAGGGATACAAAAGTGTAGGAGGACAGCAGCTGGTTTCTCacgagacaaaaacacacctgtTTAGTAAGAGGACGCAGTCTTACCTGTCTGAGAGtacacagagaacacagctgCTAGAAGCAGCAGTGCTGAGCACAGCACCTTCATCACTGACTGCTGCATCCTGACAACCACAGAGCACCGACGCCGGCAAAAGACGACTGGAGATGATGGTGATTTGAGTTTAGAGTTATCAACGACAAAAAGAAAGTCTTCAATAGAAAATGTCTTCGGTATGTCCCCAAAACAGCATCCAACAGTGGCAAGTGGACATATATGTCCAGACtgggacacagagagaacaaGAAAAGGACAGGAGGCACAGAGATCTGTGTAACATGAGCAACACCCAAACTTGGTTCCCTGGCAACCAATTGGCGAACCTCAACCCTCCTGAAATACACACCTGTTTGGACAGACTGACACGTGTTTATGTCAGCAGCCAGTGCATTCACACCGATGTCCTTACAACAGCATACGTTTCAATTTGTTGGTCCATTGATATTTTAAAACTTTCCAGGATTGCACAGATGTTGAAACTTGGTTGAAACGCAGTTCAAATGTCTCACTGAGACAGTTTATCAACACAATCAGggcattatactgtatgtgttataATTAGTGATAGTGTCCTGCAGCACTTATCTGCCCCTGCAGAACAATAGGGGATTAGGTGCCTTGCTCATGGACACCACAGCCCATTACCTCGTCCCCGGGGACGAGCCTACTTCCTCTTGTCCATGGGCTgccacaagaaaaaaataacatgtggtgggtgatggaaaaaaagtgttaaaacagCTCTTGATATAAATGAGGTTGGCATGGGAACTAGGTCAGAACCCATGTGGTGTAAATTGGCCTGGGCATCAGTTTTATCATCGCCTCAAATGGGTCACTGGCTGTGAGGATCGGTGCTGTATATTTCAGGTAATGTATGAAAAATAACTCAGAGAAGGTATTTAATGCCCCAGTTTGAGGCAAGGAATTATTTATCACTGCTAAGCTCATAATGAGGTGGTCCTGGGTCTGCCCCCTCCATCTGTGTAGTGTCTAACAAAGTGTGCGCGAATAAGTATCTTTGTTTAGTCACTttgaaaggaaaaggaaaatggcAGACCGAGTGGGAGAGTGGAGAAAGTGAGCGTTTGTGAGCATTAACATCCTTTCTATGCAAAGGCCGTGTTTGGGAGGAGTCCTGCATTTTGTTGCCACTAATTGAATAGGTTTAGATGTCACTGACTGGACTGCACATAGAGATGCATGGCATGTGACCAAACTGCTATTTCTGTGCACCTCCCTCTGCTGATTCAGACTGAGATTTGTTCATGACTATAAAACAATATTCAGTGCTCTGaagcatttactgtatgttcgTCTGTAGGCAGCCTATACttgactagagctgaaacagttACTGACTataaatcgattactaaattgatcgtcaactattttgataatcgagtaatcagtttgaggctttttttcatcattaaaacaagatttctgattgtttcagtttcttaaatgtgaatatatacttcatttctttgctctttataacaaagaaatcattgaaagtgaatcattttggtttgtggacaaaacaagacattctgaAATTCAGTTAATTctatttgaatgaaaatgttgcCGCTAACATTTTTCAAATTCCCCCTCACTTAAGGCTCTTTTGTGAGAGTGTCATCACGTCCTGCTGCAGCTAcgcccctgcacacacacacacacactcacgtgcAACTATGAGTTAAGTAAGTGAAAGTGTTGCGTAAAGGTGACCGGAGTCCAGCATCACGACACACTCTTCATGCAGTGAATATTTCACCATCACTCCCCCTGCTTCACTCTTCACACCGACGCTTCTCATGTCAGC
This window harbors:
- the cd164l2 gene encoding CD164 sialomucin-like 2 protein isoform X2 — protein: MQQSVMKVLCSALLLLAAVFSVYSQTDCSQAESCDLCVGDSVLNLTGCVWKLCPDDNDTGRCVVDEGDSADTSVNCSWTRVSELCSGDKSKSSTNFSQAKFDMSSFIGGIILVLCVQAGGFFAMRFLKSKEQSNYDPIEQPQ
- the cd164l2 gene encoding CD164 sialomucin-like 2 protein isoform X1; translated protein: MQQSVMKVLCSALLLLAAVFSVYSQTDCSQAESCDLCVGDSVLNLTGCVWKLCPDDNDTGRCVVDEGDSADTSVNCSWTRVSELCSVVETVAEGGGEGDSGDKSKSSTNFSQAKFDMSSFIGGIILVLCVQAGGFFAMRFLKSKEQSNYDPIEQPQ
- the sytl1 gene encoding synaptotagmin-like protein 1 isoform X1, encoding MEGHKADSFLDLSHLTEQEKSVILQVLDRDSELRRCDEGRVSILQQTETDPVRLRSLSGKWFSEERSKRHCSPKSGCDLVHASMRHRRTKSRGTDGSLSELFNGEIATPHSDNSSKAESKLKDKEDKHEGNQENTKPRTKSNLIQGLDYTNGSTSSKDCERRSTGYSEEAEDDFDYCNGDTDSLSSSLTEPDPASVKTSSSNSSLYSGYTFGGSMMSLFSSGDFGMVEVRGRIQFSLVYENQKEELHIKVHRCEDVAAARKNRSDPYVKTYLLPDKSSHSKKKTSVRKKTFNPVYDQTLRYKMKMGELRSRTLNLSVWHAEPLGRNVFLGEVEVPLCHWDWTCTQPLWQDLQPRVHLNPDSISSRGTVTLSIKFVPNGAEGCGLPLTGELYIWLREAHGLLSNKGGAIDSYVRSYILPDASRQSGQKTRVIKNSISPNFNHTMVYDGFHTSDLREACAELMVWQRDGLKRQVMGGIRLSCGAGQSYGEAVCWMDSTEQEVAVWNSMIENPNQWIDTTLPIRTNLTLRSE
- the sytl1 gene encoding synaptotagmin-like protein 1 isoform X2; its protein translation is MRHRRTKSRGTDGSLSELFNGEIATPHSDNSSKAESKLKDKEDKHEGNQENTKPRTKSNLIQGLDYTNGSTSSKDCERRSTGYSEEAEDDFDYCNGDTDSLSSSLTEPDPASVKTSSSNSSLYSGYTFGGSMMSLFSSGDFGMVEVRGRIQFSLVYENQKEELHIKVHRCEDVAAARKNRSDPYVKTYLLPDKSSHSKKKTSVRKKTFNPVYDQTLRYKMKMGELRSRTLNLSVWHAEPLGRNVFLGEVEVPLCHWDWTCTQPLWQDLQPRVHLNPDSISSRGTVTLSIKFVPNGAEGCGLPLTGELYIWLREAHGLLSNKGGAIDSYVRSYILPDASRQSGQKTRVIKNSISPNFNHTMVYDGFHTSDLREACAELMVWQRDGLKRQVMGGIRLSCGAGQSYGEAVCWMDSTEQEVAVWNSMIENPNQWIDTTLPIRTNLTLRSE